A part of Capsicum annuum cultivar UCD-10X-F1 unplaced genomic scaffold, UCD10Xv1.1 ctg70475, whole genome shotgun sequence genomic DNA contains:
- the LOC107853381 gene encoding protein MAIN-LIKE 2-like codes for MAGSSSYKSDPGPLEPSILTEQLTHRSRDIWDGSVDMALNTRKSDGGFYKLVEKYPIHPRVLEVIKLSGLYGVYRCNRSVIDRSLITSLVERWRPETHTFHFRTGEATITLQDVDVLYGLPVNGAPVLGTETTRTIRDWQNIC; via the coding sequence ATGGCTGGTAGTAGTTCATACAAGTCGGATCCTGGGCCACTTGAACCATCTATATTAACTGAACAACTCACTCATAGGTCACGGGATATATGGGATGGAAGTGTTGATATGGCTCTTAATACGAGAAAGAGTGATGGAGGTTTTTACAAGCTCGTAGAAAAATATCCTATCCATCCACGAGTTTTAGAAGTGATTAAATTATCTGGATTGTATGGTGTTTATAGATGTAATAGGTCTGTTATCGACCGTAGTTTGATCACTTCATTAGTTGAGCGGTGGCGTCCTGAAACACATACTTTCCACTTTAGAACAGGTGAAGCAACTATCACCTTGCAAGATGTCGATGTGTTGTATGGATTACCCGTGAATGGTGCTCCGGTACTTGGTACTGAGACGACGAGAACTATTAGAGATTGGCAAAACATTTGTTAA